From the Fibrobacter sp. genome, one window contains:
- a CDS encoding TIGR02147 family protein yields MENGESVKLTEPDVLQYTNFRVYLRDYYEYKKKTQPAFSLRFFAEKAGLSSHAHLKLTIDGKRNITKSTVTKLIHGLGLIKQRATYFENLVFFNQATDDEEKKVYYEQLVKASPHSKLHKMDQAQLRIFREWHHSVILEMVSLKGFRPIPDWVSKRLDGKVTPAQVQESFNLLLELGLLVKTANGFRQRDPMITTDDEVQDLMVKQYHQQMLEMSRDKLSELASQDRDFSALTFSIRRKDFPNLKKQIQLMRKELLDFSADAGEGDDVVQVNIQLFPLTRGM; encoded by the coding sequence ATGGAAAATGGAGAAAGTGTAAAATTGACAGAGCCCGATGTGCTGCAATACACGAATTTTCGCGTGTATCTTCGGGACTACTACGAATACAAGAAGAAGACCCAGCCGGCCTTCAGTTTGCGTTTTTTTGCCGAAAAAGCGGGACTTTCCAGTCACGCCCACCTGAAACTGACTATCGACGGCAAGAGAAACATTACCAAGAGTACGGTCACAAAGCTTATCCACGGTCTCGGACTTATTAAGCAGCGGGCCACTTACTTCGAGAACCTGGTGTTCTTTAACCAGGCCACCGACGACGAAGAAAAGAAGGTCTATTACGAGCAACTGGTCAAGGCTAGCCCCCATTCTAAGCTCCACAAGATGGACCAGGCCCAGCTCCGTATCTTTAGGGAATGGCACCATTCCGTCATTCTGGAAATGGTGTCCCTGAAGGGGTTCCGCCCTATTCCCGACTGGGTTTCCAAGCGTCTCGATGGCAAGGTGACTCCTGCCCAGGTGCAGGAATCCTTCAACCTCCTTCTGGAACTTGGCCTCCTGGTCAAGACGGCCAACGGATTTCGCCAGCGGGACCCTATGATCACTACCGATGACGAGGTCCAGGACCTGATGGTAAAGCAGTACCACCAGCAGATGTTGGAGATGTCTAGGGATAAGTTGTCCGAACTGGCAAGCCAGGACAGGGACTTTTCGGCCCTCACTTTCAGCATAAGGCGCAAAGATTTCCCCAATTTGAAAAAACAAATCCAACTAATGCGCAAAGAACTACTAGATTTTTCAGCCGATGCTGGAGAAGGAGACGACGTAGTTCAGGTTAATATCCAGCTGTTCCCCCTAACACGAGGAATGTAA
- a CDS encoding carbohydrate binding domain-containing protein — protein sequence MAMAGVAMAFVACSSDDKSVAGIEIGNPSLAFTADFSVDYSEISSNSLAKAAAKDEPLLLDSFALDFFEVRSYSSYYVAVDIDVAKGVQLWPGEDLADSSLKVSFTDADQVAEPFKNIQLEDKGYLKEMGVSFRPAKGMSDIRGRLLINGNYVPVQYSLSWFEQFELRYHHSQIEKVSDSAANLSVVFYPRYFVDGIDFSTVEVAEDGVVYLDEARNASIWAKLNQQFISSFRPLRYGYTAVDGNTSEDYVLDIWEGIIGSLSDNTITNGDFSKDFYGWIVFDQFDGKSIASVKKEGNGEQIAKIQVTEGGKYSYSVQLIQENVALLAGKKYKCVFTIWSDVEGQITARIGAYDDYETIGFQKHVDVGTSGKSVEIEFVPKESTPFARFELNLGGEERTFYIKAVKIYRLQE from the coding sequence ATGGCTATGGCGGGTGTTGCCATGGCTTTTGTGGCTTGTTCTAGTGATGATAAGTCTGTGGCGGGTATCGAAATCGGGAACCCGTCCTTGGCCTTTACGGCAGATTTCTCTGTTGATTATTCCGAAATTTCCTCTAATTCTCTTGCTAAGGCGGCTGCCAAGGATGAACCTCTGCTGCTGGATTCCTTCGCCTTGGATTTCTTTGAGGTCCGCTCTTACTCCAGTTACTATGTGGCAGTAGACATCGATGTGGCAAAGGGCGTGCAGCTTTGGCCCGGTGAAGATCTTGCGGATTCTTCCTTGAAGGTTTCCTTTACTGACGCCGACCAGGTGGCAGAGCCTTTCAAGAATATACAATTGGAAGACAAGGGTTACTTGAAAGAGATGGGTGTTTCCTTTAGGCCGGCTAAAGGAATGTCCGACATCCGCGGAAGGTTGTTGATAAACGGCAACTATGTTCCCGTCCAGTATTCCCTCTCTTGGTTCGAACAGTTTGAATTACGGTATCACCACTCTCAGATAGAAAAGGTTTCGGACAGTGCTGCGAATTTGTCCGTAGTGTTCTATCCCCGCTATTTTGTAGATGGAATAGATTTCTCTACGGTCGAGGTTGCAGAGGATGGTGTTGTCTATCTTGATGAGGCGCGTAATGCTTCAATATGGGCGAAGCTGAACCAACAGTTCATCTCCAGCTTCAGACCGCTTCGATACGGATACACCGCTGTCGATGGTAATACTTCTGAGGATTATGTCCTGGACATTTGGGAAGGAATAATTGGTTCCTTGAGTGATAATACCATTACGAATGGGGATTTTTCCAAGGATTTTTATGGTTGGATTGTCTTTGACCAGTTCGACGGAAAATCCATTGCCTCTGTAAAAAAGGAAGGTAATGGAGAGCAGATTGCAAAAATCCAGGTGACTGAAGGTGGCAAGTATTCTTATAGTGTTCAACTCATTCAAGAAAATGTGGCTCTCCTTGCCGGCAAAAAGTACAAGTGCGTGTTTACCATCTGGTCCGATGTAGAGGGGCAAATTACCGCCAGAATCGGTGCCTACGATGATTACGAGACCATCGGCTTCCAGAAACATGTAGATGTGGGAACTTCGGGCAAGTCTGTAGAAATCGAATTTGTCCCGAAGGAGAGCACCCCCTTCGCCCGCTTTGAACTGAACCTTGGCGGTGAAGAACGGACCTTCTACATCAAGGCCGTAAAGATTTACCGCCTGCAAGAATAA
- a CDS encoding ComF family protein produces the protein MLESWSNLVFGMECLGCGSASENLDPWLCPECRKALVGLSKETRHPSDDVVCLFPMEELTRRLIHLLKYRGIPGMATYLVKHSCVMQGRSENLFPEFVRPLYFVPVPLHRARFRERGYNQAEMIARALATLTGGQVCRWLKRKTFRVSQTKLSQQGRQQNVAGAFEPALPRKLPSCGTVIIVDDVYTTGATTGACLDALGKDFPLNTKVCTLLYDMPLSATMDYVADRRAFWKVD, from the coding sequence ATGCTTGAATCCTGGTCCAATCTTGTTTTTGGAATGGAATGCCTTGGCTGTGGTTCTGCTTCGGAGAATCTTGACCCGTGGCTGTGCCCTGAATGCCGGAAGGCCCTTGTCGGGCTTTCAAAGGAGACTCGACATCCTTCGGACGATGTGGTCTGCCTGTTCCCTATGGAAGAATTGACCCGACGGTTAATACACCTGTTGAAATACCGGGGCATTCCCGGAATGGCGACATACCTGGTAAAGCACTCCTGCGTTATGCAGGGACGCTCTGAAAACTTGTTTCCGGAATTTGTGCGGCCGCTTTACTTTGTGCCGGTGCCACTCCATAGGGCCCGTTTTCGTGAACGGGGCTATAATCAGGCAGAAATGATAGCTCGTGCTTTGGCTACGTTGACGGGTGGTCAGGTATGTCGCTGGTTAAAGCGCAAGACATTTAGGGTGTCCCAGACAAAACTCTCCCAACAGGGACGGCAGCAAAATGTGGCAGGTGCCTTTGAACCGGCGCTTCCAAGAAAACTCCCTTCTTGTGGGACGGTAATCATTGTAGATGATGTTTATACCACTGGGGCGACTACGGGTGCGTGCCTTGATGCCTTAGGTAAGGATTTTCCCTTGAATACGAAGGTATGCACCCTGCTTTACGATATGCCCCTTAGCGCTACGATGGATTATGTGGCTGACCGAAGGGCCTTTTGGAAGGTGGATTAG
- a CDS encoding HD domain-containing protein: protein MKGECDDNSMESGRILDLLFSYMPKIAAERKMDNLLILMADLGRSMVSADRCSLWLIDKDTRELWTKVAHGVDQLRIPLDAGFVGYSVRTGEPLLIEDAYQDPRFDRRSDEKTHYHTTSVLTVPLFDTEGTVMGAFQAINKQGNMPVFSRQDLERLILTAVYSAKTVESARLIAEQEATQREIIHILGEASEYRSQETGDHIQRVAEISYILAKHYGLSEEEAERIRLAAPMHDLGKIGIPDSVLNKPGKLSEVEYGVMKSHSIIGEEMLKTSKRELLRFASAIAGSHHERWDGTGYPRGLKGEMIPLAGRICAVADVLDALSSPRCYKEPWPEERIREEFRAQRGTQFQPELVDLLLAHWDEFYGPYRH, encoded by the coding sequence ATGAAGGGAGAATGTGACGACAACTCTATGGAATCAGGTCGGATTCTAGATTTGCTGTTTTCGTACATGCCGAAGATTGCGGCAGAACGAAAAATGGACAATCTGTTGATTCTCATGGCCGATTTAGGCCGTTCCATGGTGTCTGCCGATCGCTGTTCCCTTTGGCTTATTGATAAAGATACCCGAGAACTCTGGACCAAGGTGGCTCACGGGGTGGACCAGCTCCGGATTCCTCTGGATGCAGGCTTCGTTGGATATTCCGTACGGACTGGGGAGCCTCTGCTGATAGAGGACGCTTACCAAGACCCCAGGTTTGACCGTCGCAGTGATGAAAAAACTCATTACCACACCACGTCCGTGCTGACCGTCCCTCTTTTTGATACGGAAGGAACTGTGATGGGGGCATTTCAGGCCATCAACAAGCAAGGAAACATGCCGGTGTTTTCTCGCCAAGATCTAGAACGCCTCATTCTTACCGCCGTCTATTCCGCAAAAACCGTAGAATCCGCCCGCCTGATTGCCGAGCAGGAGGCTACCCAGCGTGAAATTATCCATATCCTGGGTGAGGCGTCCGAGTACCGCAGTCAGGAGACGGGGGACCATATCCAGCGGGTGGCGGAAATATCTTACATTCTGGCCAAACACTATGGTCTTTCCGAAGAAGAGGCCGAACGCATCAGGCTTGCCGCTCCTATGCATGACTTGGGGAAAATTGGTATTCCCGATTCTGTGCTGAACAAGCCCGGCAAGCTTTCCGAGGTGGAATACGGGGTGATGAAGTCCCATTCCATCATTGGCGAAGAAATGCTCAAGACTTCAAAGAGGGAGCTTTTGCGGTTTGCCTCCGCCATTGCCGGTTCCCATCATGAACGCTGGGACGGCACGGGCTACCCCCGCGGGTTAAAGGGGGAAATGATTCCCCTGGCTGGTCGGATTTGTGCAGTGGCAGATGTGCTGGATGCCCTGTCCAGCCCCCGTTGTTACAAGGAACCCTGGCCCGAAGAACGGATTCGTGAGGAATTTAGGGCTCAGCGTGGAACGCAATTTCAGCCAGAGTTGGTGGATTTGCTTTTGGCCCATTGGGACGAATTTTACGGGCCTTACCGTCACTGA
- a CDS encoding CotH kinase family protein, which yields MACFFACSNGGGATKPIEEGSENGDTVNSGSSTAPGDSAGYTRVITETGDTIYVKDTVTVYPDTSLRWIGNSAVVITEIASLNLDWLDMDGDDPSWVEVYNAGTVSANLKGWALVENLKEPKKWVMGDEVIAAKSFRTIFCDKKNISSVAGIADGKNADGKILRSRPHTNWKMDKKGGTIYLVDPSNGIRDSVAYPELAGGVSWGIVDGGDWKYFGTPTPEQPNTEATAYDGMAPSVDFSSIKSGFYNGPEVTINPPSVEAGVTLRCTTDGSAPTASSEEFNSPKTFSKNTPLRCSAFKNGTLTKEVITKTIFVGETVKMPVVAVSVDPVFFQKHYVHASTDGCGPKCAPTGLFEDVELPVHVEYFPNGSSSDGPAFGVNAGISLMGNWSRLENKKSVAIVMREEYEDGKIHYPLFETRKETANTFRGFNLRNNGNRYVSDYLEDAMAGALLEGTNVDYQRSRQVVVYYNGKYYGIHDMRERENKHFVETNYGIDANSVEIIKHLGHDISSNMGSTSNWTDLLDLVNKNDAVSDADYATVKTMMDVGSFAEYMAFEIYMHNGDWPGNNVRAWRSPDQPYKFMVYDLDHGMDWSWTACGEFSTNEQATGTNMFNWIASGGCKHETDNRSFASIFNHLIKNANFKRLFINRSAILFQNYVNSNRVKATLEAMAQTLNSDETTRDLDEMERRDYYNACGDKFSISGSCMKTWATNRDGTVISDYKQKFGLGDMITVNINASGGSVLVDGMKLPSSSYAGQFFSGNAIELTAVPAAGGMFTGWSDGVTDNPRIVTPAAGATYTANFSK from the coding sequence ATGGCGTGTTTCTTTGCTTGTTCCAATGGTGGAGGTGCGACCAAACCGATTGAAGAGGGCTCCGAAAATGGGGATACGGTGAATTCCGGTTCCTCGACTGCTCCAGGAGACAGTGCCGGTTATACTCGAGTGATTACAGAAACTGGGGATACCATTTACGTGAAGGATACGGTGACCGTGTATCCGGATACGTCCTTGCGCTGGATTGGCAATTCTGCAGTGGTTATTACCGAAATTGCGTCCCTCAACCTGGATTGGCTTGACATGGATGGAGACGATCCGTCTTGGGTAGAAGTTTATAATGCCGGTACAGTTTCTGCGAACCTCAAGGGCTGGGCTTTGGTAGAAAATCTGAAGGAGCCCAAGAAGTGGGTGATGGGTGACGAAGTGATTGCCGCCAAGTCATTCCGCACGATATTCTGTGACAAGAAGAATATTTCGTCTGTAGCTGGAATTGCTGACGGTAAGAATGCTGATGGTAAGATTTTGCGCAGTCGTCCCCACACCAATTGGAAGATGGACAAAAAGGGCGGAACGATTTACCTAGTTGATCCTAGTAATGGGATTCGTGATTCAGTCGCTTATCCTGAACTAGCCGGTGGCGTTAGCTGGGGAATTGTAGATGGAGGCGATTGGAAGTATTTTGGTACGCCGACTCCAGAACAACCGAATACAGAGGCTACGGCGTATGATGGTATGGCTCCGTCGGTAGATTTTAGTTCTATCAAGTCCGGTTTCTACAATGGCCCGGAAGTGACGATTAACCCGCCTAGTGTAGAAGCTGGCGTGACCCTTCGCTGTACCACGGACGGATCTGCGCCTACGGCATCTTCGGAAGAATTTAATTCCCCCAAAACGTTCTCCAAGAATACGCCGCTCCGTTGTTCTGCTTTCAAGAACGGAACCCTTACAAAGGAGGTTATTACCAAGACAATCTTTGTAGGTGAGACGGTAAAGATGCCTGTGGTGGCAGTCAGTGTAGATCCTGTATTCTTCCAGAAACATTATGTGCATGCTAGTACCGATGGTTGTGGCCCTAAGTGCGCTCCGACCGGATTGTTCGAAGATGTGGAACTGCCGGTGCATGTGGAATATTTCCCAAATGGCAGTAGCTCAGATGGCCCTGCATTTGGCGTGAATGCTGGCATTTCCTTAATGGGTAACTGGAGCCGCTTGGAGAATAAGAAATCTGTAGCCATCGTGATGCGTGAAGAATATGAGGATGGAAAAATCCACTACCCGTTATTTGAAACTCGCAAGGAGACCGCAAATACCTTTAGGGGCTTTAACTTGCGCAACAATGGTAACCGCTATGTGAGTGACTATTTGGAAGACGCCATGGCGGGAGCTTTGCTTGAAGGAACAAACGTAGATTATCAAAGAAGTCGCCAGGTGGTTGTGTATTACAATGGCAAGTACTATGGAATCCATGATATGCGCGAACGTGAAAACAAGCACTTTGTGGAAACTAACTACGGTATAGATGCCAACTCAGTAGAAATTATTAAACATTTGGGACATGATATTTCCAGCAACATGGGCTCTACAAGTAATTGGACGGACTTGTTGGATTTGGTAAACAAGAACGATGCTGTTTCGGATGCCGATTATGCTACCGTAAAGACCATGATGGATGTGGGCAGCTTTGCAGAATACATGGCTTTTGAAATTTATATGCACAATGGAGACTGGCCGGGAAACAACGTGCGCGCTTGGCGTAGCCCTGACCAACCATACAAGTTTATGGTATATGATTTGGATCATGGAATGGATTGGAGCTGGACTGCTTGTGGAGAGTTCTCTACAAATGAGCAAGCGACTGGAACCAATATGTTCAATTGGATTGCTTCTGGCGGATGCAAACATGAGACTGATAATAGAAGTTTTGCTAGTATTTTCAATCACCTAATCAAGAATGCTAACTTTAAGCGTCTGTTCATTAATCGCTCTGCAATCTTGTTCCAGAACTATGTGAATTCGAACAGGGTCAAGGCAACTTTGGAGGCTATGGCACAAACATTGAATAGTGACGAGACTACGAGAGACCTTGACGAAATGGAACGTAGGGATTACTATAACGCCTGTGGGGACAAGTTCAGTATTTCTGGGTCTTGTATGAAAACTTGGGCGACAAATCGCGATGGTACGGTGATTAGTGATTACAAGCAAAAGTTCGGCTTGGGCGACATGATTACCGTGAACATCAATGCTTCGGGCGGATCGGTGCTAGTGGACGGAATGAAACTGCCTTCCTCATCTTATGCGGGACAGTTCTTTTCTGGCAATGCAATTGAATTGACTGCAGTACCTGCTGCAGGAGGCATGTTTACGGGTTGGAGTGACGGCGTCACGGACAATCCGCGTATTGTGACGCCTGCGGCGGGTGCCACCTACACCGCCAACTTTAGTAAGTAG
- a CDS encoding ubiquinone/menaquinone biosynthesis methyltransferase has translation MISPVRKMFDGIAGRYDFLNHFLSCGQDILWRRYCCRQLKKYGAGRRLLDLCGGTGDFAVTFEKFNGRPDVAVLGDFSFGMLKGVSGKKTVAIPVQLDAMRIPFADESFDVVLNGFGMRNVPDARGALQESFRVLAPGGYLCVLEFFAPQNPFNRFFYGVLAPIFIPLFGAFFSGKKEAYEYLVNSIKRFLPVKDFCRMAEECGFQVAKVKSFNGGISYGVFLKKPLEAFRG, from the coding sequence GTGATTAGCCCCGTTCGTAAAATGTTCGACGGCATTGCCGGTCGTTATGATTTCTTGAACCACTTCCTGAGTTGTGGCCAAGATATCCTGTGGCGTCGCTATTGCTGTCGTCAGTTGAAAAAATACGGAGCTGGTCGTCGGTTGCTTGATCTCTGCGGTGGCACGGGCGACTTTGCGGTAACATTTGAAAAGTTCAATGGCCGGCCAGATGTGGCCGTACTTGGAGACTTTTCCTTTGGCATGTTGAAAGGAGTGTCGGGTAAAAAGACTGTGGCGATTCCTGTGCAACTGGACGCTATGCGGATTCCTTTTGCGGATGAATCCTTTGATGTGGTTTTGAATGGCTTTGGAATGCGCAATGTCCCCGACGCCCGTGGGGCATTGCAAGAGAGCTTTCGTGTTCTTGCGCCTGGGGGCTACCTGTGCGTACTGGAATTCTTTGCACCACAAAATCCGTTCAATCGGTTCTTTTATGGGGTTCTGGCTCCGATTTTTATCCCGCTGTTTGGAGCCTTCTTTAGTGGTAAGAAAGAGGCATACGAGTACCTGGTAAATTCTATCAAGCGTTTCTTGCCTGTGAAGGACTTTTGCCGTATGGCTGAAGAATGCGGATTCCAGGTGGCGAAGGTGAAGAGTTTCAACGGAGGAATCTCTTACGGGGTTTTCTTGAAAAAACCTCTGGAGGCTTTCCGTGGCTAG
- a CDS encoding UbiX family flavin prenyltransferase has translation MARFILGVTGASGAIYATRTAMYLKKFGHEVSLIVTKPGRDVVEYEGLGALFDYADRVFNVDDFFAECASGSADYSGMAVVPCSMGTLGRIAAGTSDNLLVRSADVCLKERRALVIVPREMPYNLIHLENMERVTRAGAVVIPASPQFYSRPTSIEELVDTVVAKILKHLGAGSAVDCAGIVKPWESPHTHLSS, from the coding sequence GTGGCTAGATTTATCCTTGGGGTAACTGGGGCCAGCGGGGCAATTTATGCGACCCGCACGGCCATGTATTTGAAAAAGTTTGGTCACGAAGTATCACTTATTGTGACAAAACCTGGACGCGACGTGGTGGAATACGAAGGACTGGGCGCCCTTTTTGACTATGCCGACCGGGTGTTCAATGTGGACGATTTTTTTGCGGAATGTGCCAGCGGAAGTGCCGATTACTCTGGTATGGCGGTGGTGCCTTGCTCCATGGGTACCTTGGGCCGTATTGCGGCAGGAACTTCCGACAACCTGCTGGTGCGCAGTGCTGATGTCTGTCTCAAGGAGCGCAGGGCGCTGGTGATTGTTCCTCGGGAAATGCCCTACAACTTGATACACCTGGAGAATATGGAACGGGTGACCCGTGCAGGAGCCGTTGTAATTCCGGCTTCGCCGCAGTTTTACAGCAGGCCGACCTCCATTGAGGAACTTGTGGACACTGTGGTGGCAAAAATCCTGAAGCATTTGGGGGCGGGTTCGGCTGTGGACTGTGCCGGGATTGTGAAACCATGGGAATCTCCGCACACCCACTTGTCATCCTGA
- the ubiA gene encoding putative 4-hydroxybenzoate polyprenyltransferase, which yields MLKKILEFGHLVRFSHSLFAMPFAIGSMWVAARGFRGMDAAEAVKIVALIVGCMVTARNSAMSFNRIADADIDAKNPRTAGRHLPAGRLSKASVIAFLAVNGVLFVLFAALLQPLAGLLALPVWLLLLSYSYWKRFSWLCHWFLGFAIGMSPLGAWIAIRGEFAVFPIFLLVILMLWMGGFDIIYATQDEEIDREMGLHSVPARFGRKRALQIAFWSHVAMLALCVFFGVFWSMGAPWWVVTGLMTAAILYIHLFRKSDDLDAMNRDFFLANVAISVLVMVGLIVWICMGGNVDALY from the coding sequence ATGTTAAAGAAAATTCTAGAGTTCGGTCACTTGGTGCGCTTTAGCCATTCGCTATTTGCGATGCCCTTTGCCATAGGTTCCATGTGGGTCGCGGCTCGGGGTTTCCGCGGCATGGATGCCGCAGAGGCGGTCAAGATTGTAGCGTTGATTGTGGGCTGTATGGTGACCGCCCGCAACAGCGCCATGAGCTTTAACCGCATAGCCGACGCCGATATCGATGCCAAGAACCCGCGTACCGCAGGGCGCCACTTGCCTGCAGGGCGTCTCAGCAAGGCGTCGGTTATTGCCTTTCTGGCCGTAAACGGCGTACTGTTCGTTTTATTTGCGGCACTCTTGCAACCTCTCGCCGGCCTGCTGGCTTTGCCCGTTTGGTTGTTGTTGTTGTCCTATTCTTACTGGAAACGTTTTAGCTGGCTTTGCCACTGGTTTTTGGGCTTTGCTATCGGAATGAGCCCCTTGGGAGCCTGGATAGCCATCCGGGGCGAGTTTGCCGTGTTCCCGATTTTTCTCCTGGTGATTCTGATGTTGTGGATGGGCGGTTTCGACATTATCTACGCTACCCAGGACGAAGAAATTGACCGAGAGATGGGCCTCCATTCGGTGCCGGCCCGGTTCGGCCGCAAGCGTGCCCTGCAGATAGCTTTCTGGAGTCATGTGGCCATGCTCGCCCTATGCGTTTTCTTTGGCGTGTTTTGGAGTATGGGAGCCCCTTGGTGGGTGGTGACGGGCCTAATGACCGCGGCAATCCTCTATATCCATTTGTTCCGAAAGTCCGATGACCTGGATGCCATGAATAGGGATTTCTTTTTGGCCAACGTGGCTATCAGCGTGTTGGTGATGGTCGGACTTATTGTGTGGATTTGCATGGGAGGTAACGTCGATGCCCTTTATTAA
- a CDS encoding biotin--[acetyl-CoA-carboxylase] ligase: MYISERKFTDWQLTGFGNAPALLFETLESTHSLMKAMASAGEIAPGTLIVADTQTAGRGRHERTWDSPAGRNLYFNILIPLEGISLSSAPQITQVAALTFAEVFKNLQDDSNVQGRGNLDIGKVSVKWPNDVLCGKHKFCGILTELVYIKSAESSSASIPAVSMGVGINVNSDPADYAHLGRAVTTLKNICGQNINREKLLQMLVANLERAIGQFKAFGIRPWVAAWRKMDQFIGTQGTIVVNNRCTDQNRENGAGAQRKKGRIIDMNDDGSLRFQCDDGTVETVYSADLEI; this comes from the coding sequence ATGTATATATCTGAACGCAAATTCACGGATTGGCAACTCACAGGTTTTGGCAATGCGCCCGCCCTGCTTTTTGAAACTCTTGAAAGCACCCATTCCCTAATGAAGGCAATGGCCTCTGCAGGAGAAATCGCCCCCGGCACTCTGATTGTAGCCGACACGCAGACCGCAGGTCGAGGCAGGCACGAACGCACCTGGGACTCCCCCGCCGGCAGGAACCTCTATTTCAACATCCTGATTCCGCTAGAAGGGATTTCTCTTTCTTCAGCGCCTCAAATCACCCAGGTGGCGGCCCTTACCTTTGCCGAAGTTTTCAAAAACCTGCAGGACGATTCTAACGTACAGGGACGTGGCAATCTGGACATCGGCAAGGTGTCCGTCAAGTGGCCAAACGACGTTCTCTGCGGCAAGCACAAGTTCTGCGGGATACTCACCGAATTAGTTTATATCAAGTCCGCGGAGTCGAGTAGCGCGTCAATCCCAGCCGTCAGCATGGGAGTCGGCATCAACGTGAACAGCGATCCCGCTGATTACGCCCATCTGGGTCGAGCTGTTACGACGCTCAAGAATATATGCGGGCAAAACATCAACCGCGAAAAGCTCTTACAAATGCTCGTAGCAAATCTGGAACGGGCCATCGGACAATTCAAGGCATTCGGCATCCGCCCCTGGGTCGCCGCCTGGCGCAAGATGGACCAGTTCATTGGAACTCAAGGCACTATCGTCGTAAATAACCGCTGCACCGACCAGAATCGTGAAAACGGCGCGGGTGCGCAAAGAAAAAAAGGCCGCATCATCGACATGAACGATGACGGCAGCCTACGGTTTCAATGCGACGACGGAACCGTCGAAACGGTGTACAGTGCAGATCTGGAAATATAA
- a CDS encoding DNA alkylation repair protein: MLRFTQDILLALRSIANEEESHEMSKKAREQFDFLGVKLVPRREVTYPIFDKNPPKNDAELVSRIEDMWAQPYREIQYAACDYLFRHKGMLGGQHLNFLKKLIKTRAWKDTVDTIAACILGDLALRLPALHAKIASWIRDPNIWVRRSAIIFQIQYKDRTDWPLLRQFCLTCAKDDEYYIRNGIGKALSEYARINPTEVRRFVQDNSFAEQTTQEILRMI, translated from the coding sequence ATGTTACGATTCACTCAAGATATCCTTCTGGCACTGCGTTCCATCGCCAACGAAGAAGAATCTCACGAAATGTCCAAAAAGGCCCGTGAGCAATTCGACTTCCTCGGAGTGAAACTGGTCCCCCGTCGGGAAGTGACATACCCCATATTCGACAAGAACCCTCCCAAGAACGATGCGGAGCTGGTGAGCCGGATAGAGGACATGTGGGCTCAGCCCTATCGGGAAATCCAGTACGCCGCCTGCGACTACCTGTTCAGGCACAAGGGCATGCTAGGAGGGCAGCACCTCAACTTTTTAAAGAAACTGATTAAGACCCGCGCCTGGAAAGACACGGTGGACACTATCGCCGCCTGCATCCTAGGAGACCTGGCCCTGCGCTTGCCTGCGCTCCACGCCAAGATCGCCTCCTGGATTCGGGACCCGAACATCTGGGTTCGCCGTAGCGCCATTATCTTCCAGATCCAGTACAAGGACCGCACCGACTGGCCCCTGCTCCGGCAGTTCTGCCTTACCTGCGCCAAGGATGACGAATACTACATCCGTAACGGCATCGGCAAGGCCCTGTCCGAATACGCCAGGATAAACCCCACCGAAGTGCGCCGCTTTGTACAAGACAACAGTTTCGCCGAACAGACCACCCAAGAAATCTTGCGGATGATTTAA